The Pyrus communis chromosome 12, drPyrComm1.1, whole genome shotgun sequence genomic sequence TATATAGCTGAGTAGTAGTAGCAGTTTAGCATGCAAGCTAGCATTGTAACAACCTAACTAATTTGATAGCTGATGTGGCATTCCTTAACTGTCAGTAATGATGATGTGGCAATACTAGTATAGTCAACACTTTTTGCAGTGCTTGCATATGACGGCAAATAAAAGTAGAATgagtattttcaatgtaggaggCAACAGCGgcaaaaaccctaatctaatcccatatatatatataggctgcAATAGAAGACTTCTAATGAACTCAAAACTCTAAAAGATTGAGCCTACAAATGATCAGATTAAGACAAAAGtatttgaaaaatatcaaacatGATAAATCATGCATAGCTAGCATGAAGTTGTTGAGATAAAGCAAGACCAACTAAATTATCAAATTACTAACCAAAGGATAAGGTGTTTTTTACCTATAGGATTCCACGGCACTATCCCTATAAAGATTATATGAATATAACCCTTCACCTAAATCAACAACTATTATGCCCATGTAATAAAGTTTAAGCTCAAACCAATTTAACATATAGCCACACAAACAAATAGATTCCGAAAGGATTTTAAACCCAAATTCAAAACAGCCCGTTAAAATCAATAAGCTGAATCGACATGAACCTagattatatgtatatgtattccAATCATACTTGAGTGGATGTCTCTAAAAACTTGCCATTTTTGTGATCGAGAGTACGAGAGACAAATTTAGATTAAAATAAGTACAATAGAAAACATATACTAGTCTAAGACATTACATACTCAAGCATTTTGTTTAGGAATAACCAATTTACCCTAACGCACCTTTCTCCATTTTTCATTCTCAATAACTGAATGAAATTATTAGAGTTTTTCAAACTTGAAACTTGCAACATGCATGCAGATATGAAGGTCGTATTTTGGATGCATAGCTTAGCTTATCTTGTTGCTGAATTTTGGATCGACAACTATAACGCTCAATGTTTAAGATGTTGACTTCATCCAATTATTAATTAGCTTGTAGTTTGTATTTTGACATAATGTAAAGGAAAATAAATGCTACGCCCCTTTTatcttcctctctcctcttttttctcTAGCAATTGAATTAAACAACTTATATAGTGACAAGATGTGAAGTGATATACAGATAATGAGAATAGTAGAATAATGTGCGATGACAAGATATGAAGTGACATACATATACTGAGAATCGTAGAACAGTGTGCGATGAGTTGTAAAGTAGGAAATAATGTGTGATGATCTAATGTAAAGAAAAGTTGCGTTTGACAATAAGGAAGATTCCTTCTTGACTCCTTCAGTTCGGCCATGGGAAGCATGTGAATCATAACGTACGAGAAAGGAAGTCAGTTTTCAATGCAAAAAAAGAGGAAACTAGTTCTGTTTGTTAGTCAACGTATAAATGTTTCTAGCTCTGACATAAATTTCAACATTGTGAAACTTGTGGCACACATGAAAATAGCAAAATTATATTAATCAATTGGCTCAGCCAAGTCACTTACTATCATGACTTAAGTCACCCAATCAAATTAGCTTGTCCCCATCGGTCTCCAAAATTTTCATCGTCGCTGTAATATATGAATGGACTTCTGCATTATATTATTCATTAGAAATGCTCAACACCCCCATCCAGTCAACAAAATGTTCCTAACTCACACAATGTGTGTCGTGGAGCAAGCTCATTATCACACTAGGAATGGAACAACTCTAGAAGCCTCACACCCTTGGAGTGGAACACTTGCTATTGAATCTTTGGTTGATCCTTGCTTCTCACTTGGTTTGTATCACTACAACATTCCAATTTATAGGTGATGTTTCCCGACCTTCCAACAACGCCCCACCGAATAGCCACacaagcttacaagcttctagTCTATTCCTCAAACATATGTGATATTAATTGCTAGATATTTCTAGCACGACCGACTTAACATTGCCATAATTGTCTAGCATTTGCATGAATCATCCCTTGATATTTCATCATAGGCTCGACCCGTACACCAACAATCTCTCCATCTAAACAATCAACAGAATGTTCCCAAAATACTATATAAGCAAACCCTAAACTTATACGCTTATTCATTCCATATGCTTTCATCCATCATTATTCAAAACACGATGAAGTTGGACTTAGACacccagcagcagcagcagcagaaactaAAGCCACCTTATGTAGGACTTGTTCCATCTCCAGGATTGGGCCATCTTATCCCCCTCGTTGAGTTGGCCAACCGACTCATCGTCCACCACAACTTTACTGTCACCTTCATCATTCCAAACGATGGGTCGTGCATGAAACCCCATAAGAAAGTTCTCCAAGCCCTTGATCCTCTATCCGTATCTGCCACCCTTCTCCTTCCTGTAAACTTCAACGACCTTCCAGAAGGTTCTCAGTTGAAACTAGAATCGCCCTCACCATGGCTCGTTCCCTCTCTGCCCTACGAGACTTAGTTAAGGTCCTACTGAGTCAACTTGGCTAGTCACAATTGTTTTTGATGTTTTCGGTTCAGACGCATTTGATATGGCCAAAGAATTCCACGTGGCACCCTACTTGTTATGGTCTACAACGGCCATGATGTTGAGTTTTGCATTTCATTTGCCAAGGCTTGACGAGACTACTTCTTGCGAGTACAGGGACATGCCTGAATCGGTCCAATTCCCAGGTTGTGTACCTCTCCATGGTAGGGATTTTCTTGAACCTGTTCAAGATAGGAGCAATGAGGGCTATGTAGCCGTACTACGTACATCCAAAAAGTTTGTTTTGGCTGCTGGGGTCTTGGTGAACAGTAGTTTGGATTTGGAACCAGATGTTTTCAAGGCTTTGAAGAAAAGAAGAGCACAAGGGTTTCCACCAGTTTATCCAATCCGACTGATAATTAATCTCAATCCGACCGATGGTGGAATAAATGGATAACATGAGTGCTTGAGCTGGCAAGACAAGCAGCTACGTGGGTCGGTTTTATTTGTTGCATTTGGAAGCAGTGAGACCCTCTCACTGGAGTAGATATAAGAGTTGGCATTAGGGCTTGAAATAAGTGGGCAGAGATTTCTTTGGGTTGTGAAGAAGCCAAATGAGACAGCTAAAAATGGTACTTACTTTGCTCCTAATGGCCAAGGCATACTGGAGGATCCATTAGGTTTTCTACCAAATGAGTTTTTGGAAAGGACTAAACATGTGGGTCTTGTTGTGCCATCGTGGGTTCCTCAGGTTCAAGTGCTGAGTCACGCGTCACTGGGCGGGTTTATAACCCACTGTGGTTGGAACTCAGTTTTGGAGAGTGTCGTGAATGGTGTGCCTTTAATTGCTTGGCCTCTCTACGCAGAGCAAAGAAGTAATGCAGTATTGCTCGCTGATGATATAAAGATTGCATGGAGAGTGAAAGTGAAAGTGAGTGAAAAATGGATAATGGAGAGCCAAGACATTGCCAAGTATGCAAGGGGTTTAATTGAAGGAGATGAAGGGAAATTGCTAAGGAAGAAGGTGAAGGAGTTGCAAGAGGCTTCCAAAGTTGCTTTGAGCCCAGAAGCGTCGCTAACAAAGTCACTTGCTGAGGTGGCTCAGATATGAAAACGCAACAACTGATCTGGGCCATCCATGCTTCATATCCGTACATGCATTTTTAACTATGAACAatttgttttcgttttttttattttattttatttttttcacaagGACTAGGATGTTTGTTGTTAAATTGCAGGGTTCTGTATCATTATTTGCTTATAAATCATCTGttgaaaattgttattaacactccaaactttttttaattagaaagaaaaatacaatagtgaccAATAATTTTTCTGCCCCAAATTAATTTCAATACGGACAAAACCTACCCCCAATTctttttttctaacaaaatattcattaaagggAAAAACCACAAGAACACCCGTTTCCAATACAGTCAAAATTAAAAGCATTAAGAGCAATAGAGGGTAAGCAATGATCCTAAATGTGAGGAGTCTCGATTGAAAAACCTAGGTGAGCTAAGGCATCCGTGACAAAATTTGTCTTCGTGTAGATATTTTAGAATTATCAAAGAGACGGACCCTTGGCCCATGtacaacaacaccgatactatccccaacttggtaattatcaCATGCACAATCTGTCAggtgtgagattttatcacaaaaggccttgaTTTTAGTTGGAGTGAggttaagatatttaaactctttttttcTCATTGATACAGTCGATGTGGGACATTTCAACATGCCCCCTCATGTGAGACCCAATTAGTGGGTTACATGTGAGAGATCCACACATTGACAACCACATGGAGCCAAGGAGACTCACCCTACACTTGGGGCCAAGGGACCATCATGTGGGGCCAAGGTGACCCACCCATCATGTGGCAGTATTGTGGGACATTTCAACATGCCCCCTCATGTGAGACCCAATTAGTGGGTTACATGTGAGAGATCCACACATTGACAACCACATGGAGCCAAGGAGACTCACCCTACACGTGGGGCCAAGGGACCATCGTGTGGGGCCAAGGTGACCCACCCATCATGTGGCAGTATAGTACGGGCCTGCttcttggctctgataccatgtagaattatcagagagacgggccCTTGACCCACTTCTAACAACATTGATATTATcaccaacttggtaattaccacctgcataATCCGTCAGGTGtcgagttttatcacaaaaggcctcggtattagttggagtggggttaggatatttaaactcttcttttctcattGATACGATCGATGTGGGACATTTCAACAAATATGGTACCACGCCACCTGACTGAAGGAGCAAGCAATACAACAAGCATGCTCAATGGTAGTTTTAACCTTCCAAGGGACCTCCCAATTTCCTTGAAACAAATTAAATAGTGACCCCATCAAGACTGAAGGCACCTGCACCCATAACTTGGCCATCATAAATAATATAGTGAATATTAACTGCTCTTAGTCtcaactacatattaatagaactccttttgtcaacaaaaaaatcaatgaaattacaattacaacatttaatacataactgaaaagaaaatatcagaaaaggaaaaaaatgtggcattaaagtaatttaacacaagtttttgttgtttttttttttttaacctcacAACCATATCACCCTATCACTATCCTCTAAACTCATTCtatctttcctcttctccttaattgccaacactttttttttttttttcttagatgCCTACCAAccctgttaaaaaaaaaataactcctcccatcaaaaaaattaaaaaacaatttttaaggtTTTGCACTAAAGAACTTGTGAAAAAGgtcaaaaatttgaaataacctTGTAGACAAATCATATGCGAGATACATGATTTATTTTAGATGAAAAACTTAATAGTATTAGGACAAAATGACAATTTAATGATTTTAGAAAGTTAATATGATAAatcacttaaaattttagttgttaCGAATAGAAAACATGTGTATAAGTTATAGTTCATATaacatttcaaaatatttatcATAAATTAATCATACCATAAAGGGGTCGACCcgttttaaactttaaaacataaacgaCCCAGAAACTGTCCCAACGTTCTACCAAAAACCCTGTAAAAAAGAGGTTTTAGCTCCTTCCGCCCCCGACTGTCGTGGGTATAGATCGGAGCTCCAGTGACTGCGCGGTTATGGAGAAACCGTTGGTGGCGCTTGATAAAGGCACCATCTGCTCGTCGTGGAACTACTCCGGCCAGAGATTAGCCAGTGGTTCCGTCGACGGAACCCTCGCCATCTTCGACTCACGCGACTCTTGTTCTTCGTCCTTCTCCTGCACCTCAAAATCCAAGGTCCTTAACTCCCTTCTTTTTTGAATTGACTTCTCATTTCAGGAATTGGCcgattaatttttaattttctcctgTTGGAATTTGCAATTCCGCTTGAAAAGGttgcggtttttttttttttcctgaaatgTTGTGATGGTTTTTTCTTTAGGTGCACGAGACTGCTGGAATTGTGAAAATTGCTTGGGTTCCACCGGAATTCGGCGATGCAGTGGCGTGTGTATGTGCAGATGGGACTTTATCATTGTGGGAGGAAGTTGCTGAAGGTATTTTCATTGAATTTATAATCTTTTCCAACTGAAGCAGTTTAATTTAGTAATGGAATAGTGAGGATAGTGATTTTTATAATAAGTTTGAGGCGCATTGTGTTTCCCGATGCATATTGAATCACCCATTACCAAGAATTGGGTGTAGGAATTTTACTGAGCATCATATCTAATGAAAGTTTAGGGTTTGTTATTACCTAGATGCACAACCTCTTCAATGGAAGCTGTGCACAAGCTTTAATAGCGGTTCAGCTCAACTGCTAGATACCCAATTTGGAGTCTCACCGGCAGGTTTAAAAATGGTTAGCTTTTGTTGCTGCaactaattttctttaattttggcATTGCGGTACAGTTTCTGAAATCAAGTTTGTAAGTGAAAATTTATGCTTGGGattactgatttttttttttccttcgttTCATCTAATACGATTTAGGTTCTCGTTTATGTTCTATTTGCACCCTGTGCAACATGCTCAATGGACACTCTGTGAGAGTGAAATGTGATAAACTTTAATTTGTTTCGTTTTTATAGGTTACTGCATATTCAGATGCCCGTGTCAAGGTCTATGAGCTACTGGATCCCTTGGAACTGAAGAATTGGCAGCTTCAGGTGGATCATTTGATCTGGTTCAATCTGATAATGTTACTTAGACCATGTAGTTTTGTTATAATGTTATAATGTTATAATGCAGCTCAAATTGATACAGAATTTTCtgattgtgatttttttttgcacaaaccCGAAACATTATATGTAAGTTCTAGTTGTATAGAATGATGCATTGCTCTCATGAATGTATAAGGGAAGACTGGCAATTTCTTCCCCCAATCCTTAACCTGTTTTTATGAATGAGAATGGACCATGAGCTTCTGTTTCTGTTGCTCTTTCTGTCTTATTTTTGGGGCTCTTTCTTTTGTGTGCTTTTCTTGAAATGGTTACACCCTTTTACTTTTAAAGATTTCTTCCTTCTGTTGAAAATGATTCCTTAAAGAATTTTATAGTCTGCAACTACTCTCTGACCTTTTCTCATGTCTTTTGTCCAGGCTGAATTTCAGAATGTTATTGATTCGGTGTCTACAGTTGGCCATGCCATATGCTTATCTGCATCTATATCTTGGAATCCACAAAGAGGAGAAAGCCAGGAATCaagttttgttttgggtttcaaTTCAAACACACCACAACTTAATTCCGCCAAGGTATGATAAAATCTTCTTTGTCCTGtttcctatttaattatcattcATTTGATTACATCCGCAGGCCACATAAATGTTGCGGGTGTTGCTTGGCTCCTTAAATACAGGACtctattttctttgtctttcaCAGTTATGGTAACATTTGGAGGTCGAAAGCCTAGGTTAACTTGACAAAAGTGATATTGTACAAAATTTTATGATTGTACTTTACAGGTATGGGAATTTGATCAGGCTCATCAAAGATGGCTCCCAGTTGCAGAGTTGGCTTCGCCTGGTGACAATGGTGATCAGGTCTATGCAGTTGCATGGGCACCAAACATTGGAAGGTAGGGAATTGTCTCATTGCTCATCAACGCACTGTTGGGTAATGATTAGGAATTGGAGCTTTTCTGGTATATGTCTTCATAAATTGGGAAAAAATGGCCTTGTTCTATTTTACGACAGAGAGATAAATTGGATAAattttagggaactttaacgaaaaactcttggtactgttcactttaacgaaaaaccacatttttatactaaaaaatcaatcctggtactattcactttaccctttattttgtccttatcgttaaaactcaaagttttcaggctcttttcattagttttccttaaattttaTTCAGGCCATATGAGGTAATCGCTGTTGCCACTCACAAGGGAATATCAATATGGCATCTTGGGTTAAACCCTGACTTGGATGGAAGGCTCTCATTGGAGAAGATTGCACAACTTTCAGGTCACAAAGGCGAGGTATGAATAAAACTATCGAGAAAGTTATCAATCAATGAATTTGGAACGCAAAGTGATATTGTGTATGTAGGGGAGGGGGTATATAATTGTACGGGCTTAAGAGGGCAAGATGTGTTTTCCCTCAGAGAGCAAGGCTATGAACATTCCTAATTGATTGATTTCTTCATGTTGTGATCAGGTCTGGCAGATGGAATGGGACATGAGTGGAATGACGTTGGCAACCACCGGAAATGATGGGGCTGTACGGTTGTGGCAGTCTAGTTTGAACGGAGTTTGGCATGAAGAGGCTACTTTTGAACCCACTTGGTAGTCCCTCTGGTTTTGCATGTTACCGAGCCAAGTAACTGTTTGAGACATCATTGATTGTAGCTATACATTTTGGTTCAGATTATTCAGAATTGAAATTCGATGTGGGAATCATTTTCGCTTCGGGCTGCCCCTTTTATATGGCTGCTTGTTTCTTTAGAAACGTAAAAGCGAAACAAATTGgaactacggtttagtggtcaTGTTTGGTCTCAAAAGAAAGTGTTGCTGGGTAATAACACACGAACAAGGCGGTGTAACGTTGGTATTGTTTTCTGAACAATCGTACTTAGGTTATGAAATTATGTGACTGGTTTCAAAATGAAGCTCCATCGGTCGTAGTTTTTGTCTTGTCACGACAACTTGCATGGTTTTATTGCCACGTGGCGTTCTGGTCCATGATTTGCTATGCTGGCCATGAGAATCAAGTGTTGACAAGTTGCATTGGGTGGGAGACATTCAATTCAAGCACAACTTTTCCATATGAGGGGCAACAAATCGTGCTCACACATGTATTCCTTCTTTTGGTCCTTCGGCGAATCTGAAATAAATTCATTAACTATTTAAAGAcgaaattattattaatattgttaatattaATTGCCTTATCATGATCAACTTCaaaaatattgttaatattgttatgttttttattattggACGTGGCTATTTAATGACAAAATTAGtatttattaaattataatGTGTTAATTagatgaatataattttttgtttttgatgaagATGGATATAGTCATTGCCCAATGGAAAATCCGTTACCCGGTGGGTATGATTATGGATAATTCCCTGTGGTTAATTTACAGTTATGAATATGATGAATTTTCGTGTTTATGAGGATGAATATAGCATTTCTATCCCTAAACTGAACTGTTACCATCCCGAGTTGGTTATAAGGAGGGCAACAAATCCTGCTCACACGTTTATTAGACGACAACTTCTGCTCTTATCTTTTTGTGGAACAAAATCATGGAGAACAAAAACTCTAGAGTTTGTGTTACAGGTGCTTCTGGATTCATTGCCTCTTCACTCGTTAACAAGCTCCTACAGCAGGGCCACACAGTCCACGCCACCCTCAGGAACTTGggtctctctccctccctctctctctctctctctctctctctctctctctctctctctctctctctctctctctctctgtgatgCAACCCTCTTATGGTTACTCCGTATGTTACAGATGATGAGTCGAAAGTTGGGCTTCTCAAGTCCCTTCCTAATGCGGACACCAAATTGTTGCTGTTCCAAGCTGATCTATATGACCCTCAAGGGTTTGAGCCTGCCATTGAAGGGTGTGAGTTTGTTTTCCACGTTGCCACTCCAATGCAGCATAACAACCTAAGCACTCAGGTCAGACACTAGTGCTGTTTTAGGTAGATAGCAAATAGGATTGAACTATTTCGTCCAATCCATTCTAGTCTCATCATGaacaataatttgattcaatCCTGCGCAACAAACGAAGGGTTAGTTATAATTTGAGGATTTTGATTATGCAGTACAAGGACACAGATGAAGCTGCTGTTGCTGGGGTGAGAATCATTGCTGATTCCTGCATTCGTTCGCAGACCGTCAAGCGACTCATCTACACTGCAAGCATACTAGCTGCGTCGCCTCGGACAGAAGATGGGGCTGGATTCAAACCCTACGTTGATGAATCATGTTGGACACCCCTTGATGTCTCATTTCCCCATGGCACTGATTTCTCAATGGTACCTCTTCTACTTGTTCTTATATTATTCGTTCTACGATATATCAAATTCGCTACAATAATTAACATCGAATAATTACGTTTGAACTTTAATCTGGAAATGTGCTATAGGGGTATATCGTATCAAAGACATTAGCAGAGAAAGCAGTGCTGAGCTATAACGACATTGATGGTGGTAAATTAGAAGCAGTAACTCTTCCTTGTGGCCTAGTAGGAGGAGAAACTCTTCTCCCAAATTCGCCTCTAAGTGTGGGAGTAATTATATCACAACTTACCGGGGACTTGAACGGTTACAATGCATTAAAATTAATGCAAGAAGTTATCGGTTCTGTTCCTCTTGTACACATTGAAGATGTTTGCCGAGCACATATCTTCTGCATGGAACAACCATCGATGAGAGGCAGATTCTGCTGTGCAGTTGCCAGTCCGAGTATCAAAGAAATCGCTGCCTGCTTCCAAGAAAACTACCCGGAATACAAGATAGCAAAAGAGTAAGGATCCAACTTAACTTTAATCGTTCTGAAACTTCTACCTACTTTTGAACATTGAACGCCACGAATATTATCCATTTTCATTCACGACTGAATTTATTTCAGATTCGCCGAAGGACCAGAGGAAGGAATCAAATGTGACTTTACTAAGCTGGTGAAGATCGGTTTTGAGTACAAGTATGGTATGAAGAACGTACTTGATGACAGTGTTGCAAGCGGAAGGAGGTTATCAAAGAGCTCTCTTTCTCAACTGATTTAATTTTCAGActgcagaaacaaaaccatcaTATTACAAACGCTGGTGTAATCGTGTTTTCGTTTTTAGGCTCCGCATATTCTAGTATTGTGAGAGATCCTCACTTATTGAATAAACAAATCTTGCATACTCATAAGCATAACTATTTCAGAATTGTATGTGT encodes the following:
- the LOC137711636 gene encoding NADPH HC-toxin reductase 1-like — encoded protein: MENKNSRVCVTGASGFIASSLVNKLLQQGHTVHATLRNLDDESKVGLLKSLPNADTKLLLFQADLYDPQGFEPAIEGCEFVFHVATPMQHNNLSTQYKDTDEAAVAGVRIIADSCIRSQTVKRLIYTASILAASPRTEDGAGFKPYVDESCWTPLDVSFPHGTDFSMGYIVSKTLAEKAVLSYNDIDGGKLEAVTLPCGLVGGETLLPNSPLSVGVIISQLTGDLNGYNALKLMQEVIGSVPLVHIEDVCRAHIFCMEQPSMRGRFCCAVASPSIKEIAACFQENYPEYKIAKEFAEGPEEGIKCDFTKLVKIGFEYKYGMKNVLDDSVASGRRLSKSSLSQLI
- the LOC137711160 gene encoding protein SEH1-like, coding for MEKPLVALDKGTICSSWNYSGQRLASGSVDGTLAIFDSRDSCSSSFSCTSKSKVHETAGIVKIAWVPPEFGDAVACVCADGTLSLWEEVAEDAQPLQWKLCTSFNSGSAQLLDTQFGVSPAGLKMVTAYSDARVKVYELLDPLELKNWQLQAEFQNVIDSVSTVGHAICLSASISWNPQRGESQESSFVLGFNSNTPQLNSAKVWEFDQAHQRWLPVAELASPGDNGDQVYAVAWAPNIGRPYEVIAVATHKGISIWHLGLNPDLDGRLSLEKIAQLSGHKGEVWQMEWDMSGMTLATTGNDGAVRLWQSSLNGVWHEEATFEPTW